From Helicobacter sp. MIT 05-5293, one genomic window encodes:
- a CDS encoding tetratricopeptide repeat protein — protein MRSILLGLCLSVNLMFGAYLADENMNDYESPNLRAKIAPYLQNCYNGLFDDCYLAAHEYMRGEDGVQWYAKAAYFYQMACNGGVLKACSNLGILYQNGLGVKQSYVTAARLYQFSCSNFEPDGCNNLGVMSQEGIYVSKDYYNAMRLYERACIGGSAAGCMNLGHCYAKGIGISRDKTSALAFYGQACNLGFQEGCDAFRELQ, from the coding sequence ATGAGAAGTATTTTATTAGGGCTTTGCTTGAGTGTGAATTTGATGTTTGGTGCGTATTTGGCAGATGAAAATATGAATGACTATGAAAGCCCGAATCTAAGGGCAAAGATCGCGCCTTATTTACAAAACTGCTACAATGGCTTGTTTGATGATTGCTATTTAGCCGCTCATGAGTATATGAGGGGCGAAGATGGTGTGCAATGGTATGCAAAAGCGGCATATTTTTATCAAATGGCTTGTAATGGTGGCGTTTTGAAAGCTTGTAGTAATTTGGGCATCTTATATCAAAATGGCTTAGGTGTGAAGCAAAGCTATGTTACTGCGGCGAGATTGTATCAATTCAGCTGTTCGAATTTTGAACCTGATGGTTGTAATAACTTAGGCGTGATGTCTCAAGAGGGCATTTATGTCAGTAAAGATTATTATAATGCGATGAGACTTTATGAGCGAGCGTGTATAGGAGGCAGTGCGGCGGGTTGTATGAATCTAGGGCATTGCTATGCTAAAGGCATAGGTATATCAAGAGACAAAACAAGCGCGCTTGCCTTTTACGGACAAGCGTGTAATTTGGGATTCCAAGAGGGTTGCGATGCGTTTCGTGAGTTACAATAA
- a CDS encoding ABC transporter permease, with translation MKTLILYLLPRYLRFDKTQPFISITALLAFLGVGVGVMVLCVAMAIMNGMAKEFERKLFVMNYPLSIYATTYEGVTDEILQSLKTQYPQFLFSPYLRYQAVGKIGNMMNASMVFGVDMEAESRINAVVREAFESADSSDFNDAHPQDSRSPQEKIQDFMSKEFSILVGKGFKENFLLESGDKLDLFFTQLEPSGFGYTPISKRFSIAGFFSSGLRAYDEAYIYTNLSALQKIRRLQVGIYDGIHVYTPNPMQDIHTLNAFLEKNFPLQTGVEGWWQQNGNFFSAIELEKRALFIVLMLIIVMASLNIISSLLMVVMNRRKEIALLLSLGASKAEIKKVFFWVGNTIGLSGIIFGVILTGIAIYILQTFPIITLPADVYGSSKLPLELSLVDFILTIIGAIVIVCLSSYYPAKKASSIDTLQVLRNE, from the coding sequence ATGAAAACGCTCATTCTCTATCTTTTGCCGCGATACTTACGCTTTGATAAAACCCAACCTTTTATCTCAATCACTGCCTTACTAGCATTTTTGGGAGTAGGAGTGGGGGTTATGGTGCTGTGTGTAGCAATGGCAATTATGAATGGTATGGCAAAAGAATTTGAGCGCAAACTTTTTGTGATGAATTATCCCCTAAGCATTTATGCGACAACTTATGAAGGCGTAACCGATGAGATTCTCCAAAGTCTCAAAACGCAATACCCACAATTTCTGTTTAGCCCTTATTTGCGCTATCAAGCAGTAGGGAAAATTGGCAATATGATGAATGCCTCAATGGTGTTTGGCGTAGATATGGAAGCAGAATCTCGTATCAATGCTGTTGTAAGAGAAGCCTTTGAATCAGCAGATAGTAGTGATTTTAATGACGCACACCCACAAGATTCTCGCTCACCTCAAGAAAAAATCCAAGATTTTATGAGCAAAGAATTTTCTATTCTTGTGGGCAAAGGCTTCAAAGAAAATTTTTTATTAGAATCTGGCGATAAACTTGATTTATTTTTCACACAGCTTGAGCCTTCTGGCTTTGGCTATACACCTATTAGCAAACGCTTTAGTATTGCAGGGTTTTTTAGCTCTGGGTTAAGGGCTTATGATGAAGCCTATATTTACACAAATCTTAGTGCGTTGCAAAAAATACGCCGTTTGCAAGTAGGGATTTATGATGGTATCCATGTTTATACACCTAATCCAATGCAAGATATTCACACATTAAACGCTTTTTTAGAGAAAAATTTTCCTTTACAGACAGGAGTTGAAGGCTGGTGGCAGCAAAATGGTAACTTTTTCTCGGCAATCGAACTCGAAAAACGCGCACTTTTTATCGTGCTAATGCTTATTATCGTTATGGCAAGCCTCAATATTATCAGCTCGCTCTTAATGGTTGTAATGAATCGTCGCAAAGAAATTGCACTTTTACTTTCACTTGGAGCAAGTAAGGCAGAGATTAAAAAAGTATTTTTTTGGGTGGGCAATACAATTGGTTTAAGTGGTATTATTTTTGGTGTCATTCTCACAGGCATTGCTATATATATTTTGCAAACATTTCCTATTATCACATTGCCTGCTGATGTGTATGGCAGCTCCAAACTCCCTCTTGAGCTTTCTTTAGTAGATTTTATTCTCACAATCATTGGAGCAATTGTTATTGTGTGTCTTTCGTCTTATTATCCAGCCAAAAAAGCTTCTTCGATAGATACCTTGCAAGTTTTACGCAATGAATAG
- a CDS encoding chorismate-binding protein yields the protein MMFDFTNTIRAQIAHKEILCDNLTPLNVLDQLGAKVLLESAYNETGKDRYSILILNEAFRIYKENSGYYLVCAGEKKALQEVLAGLGEAQKNEQLDFLSCLAYFREFAPKVENLPQGLPLPLGGAGYLGYEFFSEIEDITFKNPALYDAPECAFIFGRDFLIFDHLFDRLHIVSVSYEYEKEEVNVQEKVEKISLALDLIHISKTQMPTNTESHITSAAKQETYEKMVLTIQDEIYKGNLLQCVPSQSMQVASNLTPLQAYRNLRHQNPSPYMFYYDFDDFIILGASPEIMVRLKSVNDKSIFTIRPIAGTSPRGANVAQDLELEQKLLADPKENAEHLMLVDLARNDAGKVSVGGGVRVVAQNQIERYSRVMHIVSEVQGELDTKRFKKRDVLKAVFPAGTLSGAPKIQAIKTIESLESHKRGIYGGAIGYFNRDEDMDFAITIRTSVYQNGVYYLQSGGGIVYDSIPHTEFIETQNKVRSMLDMLGIKE from the coding sequence ATGATGTTTGATTTTACCAATACGATAAGGGCGCAAATTGCTCATAAAGAAATTTTGTGTGATAATCTCACACCCTTGAATGTGCTTGACCAGCTCGGTGCAAAGGTGCTTTTAGAATCAGCCTACAATGAAACCGGCAAGGATCGCTATTCGATTCTTATACTCAATGAGGCTTTTAGAATCTACAAAGAAAATAGCGGTTATTATCTTGTGTGCGCAGGGGAGAAAAAAGCCTTGCAAGAGGTTTTGGCAGGTTTGGGAGAAGCTCAAAAGAATGAGCAGCTTGACTTTCTTTCCTGTCTTGCCTATTTTAGAGAATTTGCCCCAAAAGTAGAGAATCTCCCTCAAGGATTGCCCTTGCCACTCGGTGGAGCGGGGTATTTAGGATATGAGTTTTTTTCTGAAATTGAAGATATTACTTTTAAGAATCCCGCACTTTATGATGCTCCAGAATGTGCGTTTATTTTTGGTAGAGATTTTTTGATTTTTGATCATCTTTTTGATAGGCTACATATTGTAAGTGTGAGCTATGAGTATGAAAAAGAAGAGGTAAATGTCCAAGAAAAGGTTGAGAAAATCTCCCTTGCACTTGATTTGATTCATATCTCCAAAACACAGATGCCTACAAATACAGAATCTCATATTACTTCGGCTGCCAAACAAGAAACTTATGAAAAAATGGTTTTGACTATTCAAGATGAGATTTATAAGGGTAATCTATTGCAATGTGTGCCAAGTCAAAGTATGCAAGTGGCTTCAAATCTTACACCCTTGCAAGCTTATCGGAATCTCCGACATCAGAATCCTAGCCCTTATATGTTTTATTATGATTTTGATGATTTTATTATTTTGGGTGCAAGTCCTGAAATTATGGTGCGACTAAAGAGTGTCAATGATAAAAGTATCTTCACAATCCGACCTATCGCAGGCACTTCTCCACGAGGGGCGAATGTCGCTCAAGATTTGGAATTAGAGCAGAAGCTTTTAGCTGACCCCAAAGAAAATGCCGAACATTTAATGCTTGTCGATCTTGCGCGTAATGATGCGGGCAAAGTGAGTGTGGGCGGAGGTGTGCGCGTGGTAGCACAGAATCAAATAGAGCGATATTCGCGTGTGATGCACATTGTTTCAGAAGTGCAAGGTGAGCTTGACACAAAGCGTTTCAAAAAACGCGATGTGCTAAAGGCGGTTTTCCCTGCGGGGACGCTTAGCGGAGCACCAAAGATTCAGGCAATTAAAACGATAGAATCTCTTGAAAGCCATAAAAGAGGTATTTATGGTGGAGCTATTGGGTATTTTAATCGTGATGAGGATATGGATTTTGCCATTACTATTCGCACAAGCGTGTATCAAAACGGCGTGTATTACTTGCAATCAGGAGGAGGTATTGTCTATGATTCAATCCCTCATACTGAATTTATCGAAACGCAAAATAAAGTCCGCTCTATGCTTGATATGCTCGGTATAAAGGAGTAA
- a CDS encoding bifunctional anthranilate synthase component II/anthranilate phosphoribosyltransferase — MILLIDNYDSFTYNIYQAFYRFGFPIKVVRSDKITIEDIRLLQPRYIIIGPGPKTPQEAGISIQIVKELQGVYPILGICLGHQAIMAAFGVEIINAKNIVHGKVEPLHHNQKGIFRHITPNTPIVRYHSLAGSITQIPDCFIVSARSGDGEVMAIEHKSHHLVGLQFHPESIGTKEGEKMLLNFLHYVRENIPIKDYLKQTLQGQNLNFKQAYDVMDEITEGNLSDAQIGSILTSLEIKGVNEEELAGFASVLKKKAISFPLPQSDEKRLDMVGTGGSPSKTFNVSTTSALLLAAAGVKIIKHGNKAITSQSGSADLLRALGVNVDMSVQTCAEVYRRIGITFLFAQKFHAAMRFAAPARASLGFKTAFNLIGPLANPASVTHQFIGVFDKSYTEIMARALDILGIKKAMVVSGFDHYDEISLCAPTKITELDNGSIKSYVFNPIEIGLDFVPHSELVGGNAQENKAITLDIFSNKPSPKADLVALNVGAGLYLSQKASSIKEGYFLAKEVIKSQKVFELLESFITFSNQEDL, encoded by the coding sequence ATGATACTATTAATTGATAATTATGATTCATTTACCTATAACATTTATCAAGCGTTTTATCGATTTGGTTTTCCTATCAAAGTCGTGCGAAGTGATAAAATCACGATTGAAGATATTAGGCTTTTACAGCCGCGTTATATTATCATTGGTCCGGGTCCTAAAACCCCACAAGAAGCGGGAATCTCCATTCAAATTGTGAAAGAATTACAAGGTGTTTATCCGATATTGGGTATTTGTCTTGGACATCAAGCTATTATGGCGGCTTTTGGTGTGGAGATTATCAATGCTAAGAATATTGTGCATGGCAAAGTCGAGCCCTTACATCACAATCAAAAAGGTATTTTTAGGCATATTACACCCAATACACCCATTGTGCGTTATCATTCTTTGGCAGGGTCAATCACGCAGATTCCCGATTGTTTTATTGTGAGTGCGCGGAGTGGTGATGGCGAGGTGATGGCGATTGAGCATAAGTCGCATCATTTGGTTGGTCTGCAATTCCACCCAGAATCTATCGGCACAAAAGAGGGTGAAAAAATGCTCCTCAATTTTTTGCATTATGTGCGTGAAAATATCCCGATTAAAGACTATCTCAAGCAGACCTTGCAAGGTCAGAATCTTAATTTCAAACAAGCCTATGATGTGATGGACGAAATCACAGAGGGGAATCTAAGTGATGCACAAATCGGCTCGATTCTCACAAGTCTTGAGATTAAGGGCGTAAATGAAGAGGAGTTGGCAGGATTTGCGAGTGTGTTAAAGAAAAAAGCCATTTCATTTCCATTACCTCAAAGTGATGAAAAGCGTTTAGATATGGTTGGCACAGGCGGAAGCCCTAGTAAGACTTTTAATGTTTCTACTACGAGTGCTTTGCTTTTGGCGGCTGCAGGAGTGAAAATCATCAAGCATGGCAATAAAGCAATCACCTCTCAATCAGGTTCGGCAGACTTGCTTAGGGCTTTAGGGGTGAATGTCGATATGAGCGTGCAAACTTGTGCAGAAGTGTATCGCCGCATAGGCATTACCTTTTTATTTGCGCAAAAATTCCACGCTGCGATGCGTTTTGCCGCACCAGCTCGTGCGTCTCTTGGATTTAAAACTGCCTTTAATCTCATCGGTCCTCTTGCCAATCCTGCAAGCGTTACGCATCAGTTTATCGGTGTGTTTGATAAGTCTTATACTGAAATTATGGCACGGGCTTTAGATATTTTAGGGATTAAAAAAGCAATGGTGGTGAGTGGATTTGATCATTATGATGAGATTTCGCTTTGTGCGCCGACAAAGATTACAGAGCTTGATAATGGCTCAATCAAAAGCTATGTGTTTAATCCCATTGAGATAGGCTTAGATTTTGTCCCACATTCCGAGCTTGTTGGAGGAAATGCTCAAGAAAATAAGGCAATCACGCTTGATATTTTTAGTAATAAACCCTCACCCAAAGCTGACCTTGTCGCGCTCAATGTCGGAGCGGGATTGTATCTAAGCCAAAAGGCATCAAGCATCAAAGAGGGATATTTCTTAGCAAAAGAAGTGATAAAGTCGCAAAAAGTTTTTGAATTATTAGAATCTTTTATCACGTTTTCAAATCAGGAGGATTTATAG
- the secA gene encoding preprotein translocase subunit SecA gives MIKTIISKVLGSRNAKLIKQYTRRVEAINALENTYASMSDTQLQEQFSMLKLAIQQENKDLDSVLEQSFAITREASKRVLGMRHFDVQLIGGMVLNDGRIAEMKTGEGKTLVATLAVCLNALCGKGVHVVTVNDYLAQRDAGDLEPLYNFLGFEVGVITGNIRDDEQRLESYSKDIVYGTNNEFGFDYLRDNMKYDLAQKVQREHYFAIIDEVDSILIDEARTPLIISGPVNRTLENYQLANTVAQKLQEAEDFSIDEKNRVILLTEEGIKKAEALFKVDNLYSIENAALSHHLDQALKANYLFIKDKDYVVQNNEVVIVDEFTGRLSEGRRFSEGLHQAIEAKEMVDIKEESQTLADITFQNYFRLYGKLAGMTGTAQTEASEFLQIYNLEVVSIPTNIPVQRKDLDDLIYKSEKEKFDAVIAKIKTLYQKGQPVLVGTASIEKSEVLHALLKKERIPHTVLNAKQHSKEAEIIKDAGVKGAVTIATNMAGRGVDIKINDEIRALGGLYIIGTERHESRRIDNQLRGRSGRQGDPGVSQFYLSLEDSLLRIFGSDKIKGIMEKLGLKEGEHIESSLVTRSVENAQKKIENLHFESRKHLLEYDDVANEQRKAVYKLRNELLDPECSLQERIKNNRELTAQSMLYKAQILPGDEKGNFNLDALKAQISEELGIELRNYENLEYDELYEQIILQMQEEYEQKMSRLGESQRNEIERIIYLQVLDNSWREHLYTMDHLKTGIGLRGYNQKDPLIEYKKESYNLFLEFVENLKIETTKTLQIIQLREKSEEEMAQKVLEEMEEESQEIQFNKDSDTPNASNSKKPKISRNDPCPCGSGKKYKLCHGKSGPKKGLLA, from the coding sequence ATGATTAAAACGATTATATCTAAAGTGCTTGGTTCGCGCAATGCAAAGCTTATCAAGCAATACACCCGCAGAGTAGAAGCCATCAATGCACTTGAAAATACTTACGCATCAATGAGTGATACACAACTTCAAGAGCAATTTTCAATGCTTAAACTTGCTATCCAACAAGAAAACAAAGATTTAGATAGTGTTCTTGAACAAAGCTTTGCTATCACAAGAGAAGCAAGCAAAAGAGTATTAGGAATGCGACATTTTGATGTGCAGCTTATCGGCGGTATGGTGCTCAATGACGGGCGTATCGCAGAAATGAAAACAGGTGAAGGCAAAACGCTGGTAGCAACACTTGCAGTATGTCTTAATGCACTTTGTGGCAAAGGTGTGCATGTCGTAACCGTCAATGACTATCTTGCCCAACGCGATGCGGGGGATTTAGAGCCTTTGTATAATTTTCTCGGTTTTGAAGTCGGCGTAATTACTGGCAATATTCGTGATGATGAGCAACGTCTAGAATCTTATTCTAAAGATATTGTATATGGCACAAATAATGAATTTGGCTTTGACTATCTGCGTGATAATATGAAATATGATTTGGCGCAAAAAGTGCAGCGAGAACACTACTTTGCAATCATCGATGAAGTGGATTCAATCCTCATTGATGAAGCAAGAACGCCACTTATCATTTCAGGACCAGTCAATCGCACTTTGGAAAATTATCAGCTTGCCAACACCGTAGCACAAAAACTGCAAGAGGCAGAAGATTTTAGTATTGATGAAAAAAATCGCGTGATTCTGCTCACAGAAGAAGGTATCAAAAAAGCAGAAGCTCTTTTTAAAGTCGATAACTTATACAGCATTGAAAACGCCGCCCTCTCTCATCATCTTGACCAAGCCCTTAAGGCAAACTATCTTTTTATCAAGGATAAAGATTATGTCGTGCAAAATAACGAAGTCGTTATCGTTGATGAATTTACAGGTCGCCTAAGCGAAGGCAGACGCTTTAGCGAAGGTTTGCATCAAGCTATTGAGGCTAAAGAAATGGTTGATATTAAAGAAGAAAGCCAAACTTTAGCAGACATTACCTTTCAAAATTACTTCCGACTTTATGGCAAACTTGCAGGTATGACAGGGACAGCGCAGACTGAAGCAAGTGAATTTTTGCAAATCTATAATCTTGAAGTGGTGAGTATCCCTACCAATATTCCTGTGCAACGCAAAGATTTAGATGATTTGATTTATAAAAGCGAAAAAGAAAAATTCGATGCAGTCATTGCCAAAATCAAAACACTCTATCAAAAAGGTCAGCCTGTGCTTGTGGGAACAGCAAGTATTGAAAAAAGTGAAGTTTTACATGCTTTGCTTAAAAAAGAGAGAATCCCGCACACGGTGCTTAACGCAAAGCAACACAGCAAGGAAGCAGAAATCATTAAAGATGCCGGTGTCAAAGGGGCAGTTACGATTGCTACAAATATGGCAGGAAGAGGCGTTGATATTAAGATTAATGACGAGATTCGCGCACTGGGAGGATTATATATCATCGGCACAGAGCGACATGAAAGTCGGCGCATTGATAATCAATTGCGAGGAAGAAGCGGAAGACAGGGCGATCCGGGCGTCAGTCAATTTTATTTAAGCCTTGAAGATTCGCTTTTACGGATTTTTGGTAGTGATAAAATCAAGGGCATTATGGAAAAATTAGGCTTAAAAGAAGGCGAACATATAGAATCTAGCCTTGTTACGCGCTCCGTAGAAAACGCACAAAAGAAAATTGAGAATCTCCATTTTGAATCGCGCAAACATTTGCTTGAATATGATGATGTCGCCAATGAACAAAGAAAGGCAGTTTATAAATTGCGTAATGAGCTTTTAGACCCGGAATGCTCCTTACAAGAACGCATTAAGAACAACCGAGAACTTACCGCACAATCTATGCTTTATAAAGCTCAAATTTTGCCCGGTGATGAAAAAGGAAATTTCAACCTTGATGCTCTTAAGGCACAAATCAGTGAAGAATTGGGCATAGAACTTAGAAATTATGAGAATCTCGAATATGATGAATTGTATGAGCAAATCATTCTTCAGATGCAAGAAGAATACGAACAAAAAATGTCCCGACTAGGAGAATCTCAACGCAACGAGATTGAGCGCATCATTTATTTACAAGTGCTTGATAACTCTTGGCGAGAACATTTATACACTATGGATCATCTTAAAACCGGCATAGGTTTGCGTGGGTATAACCAAAAAGATCCGCTGATTGAATACAAAAAAGAAAGCTACAATTTGTTTTTAGAATTTGTCGAGAATCTTAAAATAGAAACCACCAAAACACTTCAAATTATCCAACTACGCGAAAAAAGTGAAGAAGAAATGGCGCAAAAAGTGTTAGAAGAAATGGAAGAAGAATCTCAAGAGATTCAGTTTAATAAAGACAGCGATACGCCAAACGCTTCGAATAGCAAAAAACCAAAAATTTCGCGCAATGATCCTTGTCCTTGTGGAAGTGGCAAAAAATACAAACTTTGCCATGGTAAAAGTGGTCCTAAAAAGGGTCTTTTAGCCTAA
- a CDS encoding tetratricopeptide repeat protein, translated as MIRICCLGLLCMGLWASTHEAYEAWRDGDMLKAVRKYEATCYSGDMSGCHALGTLYFQGSGVPQNYSMSASFYAKACNGGFEPSCSSLGVLHQYGLGVRQDLEFALVLYDKSCKSGYPRGCNNLGVMFEEGLSVKRDYKQAGLYYSDACLAQDNRACFNLAELLMQGKGLKKNKQQALEYYGLSCDLGFQEGCDAYKNLKAKGKK; from the coding sequence ATGATAAGAATCTGTTGTTTGGGGTTGCTTTGTATGGGATTATGGGCTTCGACACATGAGGCGTATGAGGCGTGGCGTGATGGCGATATGCTAAAGGCTGTGCGAAAATACGAAGCGACTTGTTATAGCGGTGATATGAGTGGTTGTCATGCGCTAGGGACATTGTATTTTCAAGGGAGTGGTGTGCCACAAAACTATTCGATGAGTGCGAGTTTTTATGCTAAAGCATGTAATGGTGGATTCGAGCCTTCGTGCAGTTCTTTAGGTGTATTGCACCAATATGGTTTAGGTGTGAGGCAGGATTTGGAATTTGCTTTAGTGCTTTATGATAAGTCTTGTAAGTCAGGCTATCCGCGGGGTTGTAATAACTTAGGTGTGATGTTTGAAGAGGGTTTAAGCGTCAAACGCGACTATAAACAAGCCGGGCTTTATTATTCTGATGCGTGTTTGGCACAAGATAATCGAGCGTGTTTTAATCTCGCCGAGCTTTTGATGCAAGGTAAGGGGCTTAAGAAAAATAAACAACAGGCTTTAGAATATTATGGGCTTTCTTGTGATTTGGGATTCCAAGAGGGCTGTGATGCGTATAAAAATCTCAAAGCAAAAGGAAAGAAATGA
- the traF gene encoding conjugal transfer protein TraF: MTKRKIEKITLLLGCALGLSYGLEFGSMGNTSASIGGAGVAVKDSAWGLYYNPALLGADRRAKFGYSFGLTMKEQNLLQMLELDTESITNMQQSLNDQLTGVGGASVTIGGKQVDGAIGGMLNALFPTTQTPGQINATDMSSLLQSLGSTNTCNSFTNCATEIASNPDLAAKFKDKLQSAATEGGSPLIGSIIGSIDANKLGSIIDDFSQGKTSADEILTTAGKITIAKGTDSVIDKFLNDFKLVDGALKGNDMNLSSQNGFVFQIAGARKTRTINDDKLGQITIKESVGGRGAVGFGLFASVYANASAIIDPTHNQLIFDVGGGNYYQASISGNNISLESSNQNDYNNSSILSPNAKHTLQARTLSLVEIPIGYGHTFFTKAGDVNFGFAVKFIQMLSYGYMQDNINFDNPKIDMPSPTFPDDFDISQTAGLDMGLLYTPTFLKNLHIGLVAKNLNAPMIKLSKSGSGDFTLKPQFRVGASYTIKDFLTLAFDADLVPNDTLSFYSPKSQTIGGGAMANFKWIDLRVGVMQDIKSQAGEGLILTGGFNLFGFLDLAVQYGLGKTYTIQDTINLPNYLSVKLGGSFSF, encoded by the coding sequence ATGACAAAACGAAAAATAGAAAAAATCACTCTTCTTTTGGGGTGTGCGTTAGGGCTAAGCTATGGACTAGAATTTGGCTCTATGGGTAATACTTCCGCAAGTATAGGTGGCGCAGGTGTAGCAGTCAAAGATTCTGCATGGGGATTGTATTATAACCCCGCACTTTTGGGGGCAGATAGACGCGCGAAATTTGGCTATAGCTTTGGGCTAACGATGAAAGAGCAGAATCTCTTGCAAATGCTCGAGCTTGATACAGAAAGCATCACAAATATGCAGCAAAGCTTAAATGACCAGCTCACAGGTGTAGGCGGAGCATCAGTAACAATTGGTGGGAAGCAAGTTGATGGTGCGATTGGCGGTATGCTGAATGCTCTTTTCCCCACTACCCAAACGCCCGGACAAATTAATGCTACCGATATGTCAAGCCTACTTCAAAGTCTCGGTAGCACAAACACTTGTAATAGTTTTACAAATTGCGCAACTGAAATCGCCAGCAATCCCGACCTTGCCGCTAAGTTTAAAGACAAGCTCCAAAGCGCAGCGACTGAAGGGGGAAGCCCACTGATAGGGAGCATTATCGGCAGCATTGATGCAAATAAATTAGGTAGCATTATTGATGACTTTTCACAGGGCAAAACAAGTGCTGATGAGATTTTGACAACCGCAGGGAAAATCACGATTGCAAAAGGCACAGATTCTGTGATTGATAAATTTTTAAATGATTTTAAGCTTGTCGATGGCGCGCTTAAAGGCAATGATATGAATCTCTCCTCGCAAAATGGATTTGTCTTTCAAATCGCAGGTGCAAGGAAAACGCGCACGATTAATGATGACAAACTCGGGCAAATCACGATTAAAGAATCTGTAGGCGGGAGAGGCGCGGTAGGCTTTGGGCTTTTTGCATCAGTTTATGCCAATGCAAGTGCGATCATTGATCCTACACACAATCAGCTCATTTTTGATGTGGGAGGAGGAAACTACTACCAAGCAAGCATCAGCGGGAATAATATCAGTTTAGAATCAAGCAACCAAAATGATTATAACAATAGCTCGATTCTAAGCCCTAATGCAAAACACACACTCCAAGCCCGCACGCTAAGCCTTGTTGAAATCCCTATCGGCTATGGGCATACCTTTTTTACCAAAGCGGGAGATGTGAATTTTGGCTTTGCGGTGAAATTTATCCAAATGCTCTCTTATGGTTATATGCAAGATAATATCAACTTTGATAATCCTAAAATCGATATGCCTAGCCCTACTTTCCCTGATGATTTTGACATCTCTCAAACTGCTGGGTTAGATATGGGGTTACTCTACACGCCGACTTTTTTGAAAAACCTCCACATCGGCTTAGTCGCAAAGAATCTCAACGCCCCGATGATCAAGCTCTCTAAAAGCGGCTCGGGTGATTTCACGCTTAAGCCCCAATTTCGCGTGGGGGCAAGCTATACGATAAAAGATTTCTTAACTCTCGCATTTGATGCAGACCTTGTGCCTAATGACACGCTCTCATTTTATAGCCCGAAAAGTCAAACAATAGGGGGGGGGGCAATGGCTAATTTTAAATGGATTGACTTGCGCGTGGGTGTGATGCAAGATATAAAATCCCAAGCGGGAGAGGGACTAATCCTCACCGGTGGATTTAATCTCTTTGGATTCTTAGACTTAGCCGTGCAATATGGGCTAGGCAAAACTTACACGATACAAGACACCATCAATCTGCCTAATTATTTAAGCGTCAAACTGGGTGGTTCGTTTAGCTTTTGA
- the lolA gene encoding LolA-like outer membrane lipoprotein chaperone: MRSIIIISLLLSSLCSISLGWGEDIQSIQADFVQNIISEEGIPARYEGKIIGKAPSKVKWIYKTPLDKTIYMSNKEVFIYEPLLAQVSHSYLKSESDFISVIRSAKEQKDGTYHAKVDGVTYVIHLDDTKKPKLIEFTDSTGTKTALNLRNVKLNVKLSDKEFEFTIPKDVDVVELR; the protein is encoded by the coding sequence ATGCGTTCAATTATTATCATCAGCTTATTACTTAGCAGTTTATGCAGTATTTCTTTGGGTTGGGGTGAGGATATACAAAGCATTCAAGCAGATTTTGTGCAAAATATCATTAGTGAAGAGGGTATCCCTGCGCGTTATGAGGGTAAAATCATCGGCAAAGCACCCAGCAAGGTTAAATGGATTTATAAAACACCTTTGGACAAAACGATTTATATGAGTAACAAAGAAGTTTTTATTTATGAACCCTTACTTGCGCAAGTCAGCCATTCCTATCTCAAGTCAGAATCTGATTTTATCTCTGTTATCCGATCTGCTAAAGAACAAAAAGATGGCACTTATCATGCTAAAGTCGATGGCGTTACTTATGTCATTCATTTAGACGATACCAAAAAGCCAAAGCTTATTGAATTTACAGATTCTACAGGGACAAAGACAGCATTGAATCTGCGCAATGTCAAACTCAATGTCAAGCTTTCGGATAAAGAGTTTGAATTTACAATCCCTAAAGATGTCGATGTTGTCGAATTAAGATAA